Proteins from a single region of Bradyrhizobium diazoefficiens:
- the soxA gene encoding sulfur oxidation c-type cytochrome SoxA, translated as MKVRISLLLGSLSAALVAFALVSPRVLAADKVDPVADAKAFQNFFFHKFPNVKHEDFVNGPYSMNEDMKRQWEEKEEFPPYEFALDAGKEMFSTPFKNGKTYADCFPNGGIGIRQNYPYFDEKEGKVVTLELALNRCREANGEAPYSYVKDEMASLTAYMAFTSRGKPMDIKIPDDPRALEAFENGKRYFYTRRGQLNFSCASCHVQSPGERIRAEILAPALGILNAMPIYRSEWSGMGTTSRRFITCNSQTRAVPLEPQADEYRDVEYFLSYVANGLPISGPGARP; from the coding sequence ATGAAGGTCCGCATCTCCCTCCTGCTGGGTTCGTTGAGCGCTGCGCTCGTCGCGTTCGCATTGGTCTCTCCGCGCGTGCTCGCGGCTGACAAGGTCGACCCCGTCGCCGATGCCAAGGCGTTCCAGAATTTCTTCTTCCACAAGTTTCCGAACGTGAAGCACGAGGATTTCGTCAACGGTCCTTATTCCATGAACGAGGACATGAAGCGGCAGTGGGAGGAGAAGGAAGAGTTTCCGCCTTACGAGTTCGCGCTCGATGCCGGCAAGGAGATGTTTTCGACACCCTTCAAGAACGGCAAGACCTACGCCGACTGCTTCCCGAACGGCGGCATTGGCATCCGCCAGAACTATCCTTATTTCGACGAGAAGGAAGGCAAGGTCGTCACGCTGGAGCTCGCGCTCAATCGCTGCCGCGAGGCCAATGGCGAAGCGCCCTACTCCTACGTCAAGGACGAGATGGCCTCGCTGACGGCCTACATGGCCTTCACCTCGCGGGGCAAGCCGATGGACATCAAGATCCCCGATGATCCCCGCGCGCTCGAAGCGTTCGAGAACGGCAAGCGCTATTTCTACACCCGTCGCGGCCAGCTGAATTTCTCCTGCGCGAGCTGCCATGTGCAGAGCCCGGGCGAGCGCATCCGGGCCGAGATCCTGGCGCCGGCGCTCGGCATTTTGAACGCGATGCCGATCTATCGCTCCGAATGGAGCGGCATGGGCACCACCAGCCGCCGCTTCATCACCTGCAACAGCCAGACCCGCGCCGTTCCGCTGGAGCCGCAGGCGGACGAATACCGCGACGTCGAATATTTCCTGTCCTACGTCGCCAACGGCCTGCCGATATCAGGCCCGGGAGCGCGGCCATGA
- a CDS encoding DUF938 domain-containing protein — protein MADYVVEFGRDGGRVEPDGRLDAPAFHRNHEPLWAALEKHLAGRSGDVVEAGSGTGQHVVQFARHTPDLIWWPSDLNQRHVKSIEAWRVHSGLKNIRPPLRIDLSDPDWCPEMKSGQGPNNLAAVFCANVIHIAPWAVAEGLFAGAGRYLRSDGELFLYGPFKREGKHTALSNAVFDTSLREGNPDWGVRDISDVETLARAVGLRLIDTIDMPANNLTLVYSRG, from the coding sequence TTGGCTGATTATGTCGTTGAATTTGGCAGGGACGGCGGGCGAGTCGAGCCCGACGGACGTCTTGATGCGCCGGCCTTCCATCGCAATCACGAGCCGCTCTGGGCCGCGCTCGAAAAGCATCTCGCGGGGCGGTCAGGCGACGTGGTCGAGGCCGGCAGTGGAACCGGTCAGCACGTGGTCCAATTCGCCCGCCACACGCCCGACCTGATCTGGTGGCCGAGCGACCTCAACCAGCGCCATGTGAAGAGCATCGAGGCCTGGCGCGTGCATTCGGGCCTGAAGAACATCCGCCCGCCGTTGCGGATCGATCTGTCCGATCCCGACTGGTGTCCGGAGATGAAGAGCGGACAGGGCCCGAACAATCTTGCCGCCGTGTTCTGCGCCAATGTCATCCACATCGCGCCCTGGGCCGTGGCCGAGGGACTGTTTGCCGGTGCCGGCCGGTACTTGCGGTCCGACGGCGAGCTGTTTCTCTATGGCCCGTTCAAGCGCGAGGGCAAGCACACCGCACTCAGCAACGCCGTGTTCGACACCTCGCTGCGCGAAGGCAACCCCGATTGGGGCGTGCGCGATATCAGCGATGTCGAGACGCTGGCGCGTGCGGTGGGGCTTCGTCTCATCGATACCATCGACATGCCCGCGAATAATCTCACGCTGGTGTATTCGCGCGGGTGA
- a CDS encoding prolyl oligopeptidase family serine peptidase gives MSADDRPTVSAPDDDPWLWLEEVEGARALDFVERQNRLTLEEFGGAAFERDRDALAAIYDRPDNIPYVGRRGDDLHNLWKDAASPRGLWRRTTLTEFRKASPAWETMLDIDKLAASEGEDWLLSGIATMPGSSRAILSLSRGGSDAVTLREFDLNTKSFVADGFMLPEAKGGANWLDADTLLLSSAHGEGMATGSGYSRTVRLWRRGQPVDQAQVIFETTADHMMIYGGADDTGETPRAWITDQIDFFNYGIWLRDEAGTTTRLDLPTNIWLQAHGDWFAMKLREAWSIEGRAYAADAVLGISLSAFLAGSREFTLLFEPGPRRALQGFFWAAGKLLLSIFDELRPRFEICTPSATTWSRETLGGLPEIGVVDIWPLDRHASESNGDLLANVQDPLTPASLLLIERGVASPTVLKQAPRTFNADGLVVTQHEAISIDGERIPYVQTGPTGETGDAPVYMSAYGGFGLSVKPYYNSSLGKLWLERGGTIVQANLRGGGEFGTRWHDAGRLAGKKLSHDDFAAVAADLVRRGVTSAKRIAAQGGSNGGILITNMLTRYPERFGALFCTIPLIDMRRYTKLLAGASWIAEYGDPDKLEEWEWLKAYSAYHNAKPGQAYPPILIATTRRDDRVHPGHARKMAAKLQAMGYEAWFYEPAAGGHGYGKDNKERAGFEVLGFQFLKDKIGWRDGEA, from the coding sequence ATGTCCGCCGATGACAGGCCTACGGTCAGCGCTCCCGACGACGATCCATGGCTCTGGCTGGAGGAGGTCGAAGGCGCCCGCGCGCTCGATTTCGTCGAGCGGCAAAACCGCCTGACGCTGGAGGAATTCGGCGGAGCGGCGTTCGAACGCGACCGCGACGCGCTCGCCGCGATCTACGATCGTCCCGACAACATTCCCTATGTGGGACGCCGCGGCGACGATCTGCACAATCTCTGGAAGGACGCCGCCAGCCCGCGCGGCCTGTGGCGGCGAACCACGCTCACCGAGTTCCGCAAGGCCAGTCCAGCATGGGAGACCATGCTGGATATCGACAAGCTCGCGGCGAGCGAAGGCGAGGATTGGCTGCTGAGCGGGATCGCCACGATGCCAGGAAGCTCGCGGGCTATCCTGAGCCTGTCGCGCGGCGGCAGCGATGCGGTGACGTTGCGGGAATTCGACCTCAATACCAAGAGCTTCGTTGCGGACGGCTTTATGCTGCCGGAAGCTAAAGGCGGCGCGAATTGGCTCGATGCCGACACGCTGTTGCTGTCGAGCGCGCATGGCGAGGGCATGGCGACCGGTTCGGGATATTCGCGGACGGTTCGCCTGTGGCGGCGCGGCCAGCCTGTGGATCAGGCCCAGGTGATCTTCGAGACCACCGCCGACCATATGATGATCTATGGCGGCGCCGACGACACCGGCGAGACACCGCGGGCCTGGATTACCGACCAGATCGACTTCTTCAACTACGGCATCTGGCTGCGCGACGAAGCCGGCACCACGACCAGGCTCGACCTGCCGACCAACATCTGGCTGCAGGCGCATGGCGACTGGTTCGCGATGAAGCTGCGCGAGGCCTGGTCGATCGAAGGACGAGCCTACGCCGCCGACGCCGTGCTCGGCATTTCGCTCTCGGCATTTCTGGCCGGCAGCCGCGAGTTCACGCTGCTGTTCGAACCCGGACCGCGACGCGCGCTGCAAGGCTTCTTCTGGGCAGCAGGCAAGCTGCTGCTGTCGATTTTTGACGAGCTGCGGCCGCGTTTCGAGATTTGCACGCCATCAGCCACCACCTGGAGCCGCGAGACGCTCGGCGGCCTTCCTGAGATCGGCGTCGTCGATATCTGGCCGCTCGATCGGCACGCGTCCGAGAGCAACGGCGACCTGCTTGCCAATGTGCAGGATCCGCTCACGCCGGCGTCGCTGCTGTTGATCGAGCGCGGCGTCGCAAGCCCGACCGTGCTGAAGCAGGCGCCCAGGACGTTCAACGCCGATGGTCTCGTGGTGACGCAGCACGAGGCGATCTCGATCGACGGCGAACGCATTCCTTATGTCCAGACCGGTCCCACTGGCGAGACTGGCGATGCGCCGGTCTATATGAGCGCCTATGGCGGCTTCGGGCTCTCGGTGAAACCGTACTACAATTCGTCGCTCGGCAAGCTGTGGCTGGAGCGCGGCGGCACCATTGTGCAGGCGAATTTGCGCGGTGGCGGCGAGTTCGGCACGCGCTGGCACGATGCCGGCCGTCTCGCGGGGAAGAAACTGTCGCACGACGATTTCGCTGCCGTTGCTGCAGATCTCGTCCGCCGCGGCGTGACGAGCGCCAAGCGCATCGCGGCGCAAGGCGGTTCGAACGGCGGCATCCTCATCACCAACATGCTGACGCGCTATCCCGAGCGCTTCGGCGCGCTGTTCTGCACCATCCCGCTGATCGACATGCGCCGCTACACCAAGCTGCTCGCGGGCGCGAGTTGGATCGCGGAATATGGAGACCCCGACAAGCTAGAGGAATGGGAGTGGCTGAAGGCCTATTCCGCCTATCACAATGCAAAGCCCGGCCAGGCCTACCCGCCGATCCTGATTGCCACAACGCGGCGTGACGATCGCGTTCATCCCGGTCATGCACGCAAGATGGCGGCAAAGCTCCAGGCGATGGGCTACGAGGCCTGGTTCTACGAACCGGCCGCCGGCGGCCATGGCTACGGCAAGGACAATAAAGAGCGCGCCGGCTTCGAGGTGCTAGGCTTCCAGTTCCTGAAGGACAAGATCGGCTGGAGGGACGGCGAGGCGTGA
- the soxZ gene encoding thiosulfate oxidation carrier complex protein SoxZ, with product MTSSIRVRATANRDITEVQALIQHPMDSGFVKDAKGELIPPHFIQELKFACNGKEVFVADWGPAVSKDPYVKFSFKGAKKGDDLKISWTDNKGGSDETTAKIV from the coding sequence ATGACATCCAGCATTCGCGTCCGCGCCACCGCCAACCGCGACATCACCGAAGTGCAGGCGCTGATCCAGCACCCCATGGATTCCGGCTTCGTCAAGGACGCCAAGGGCGAGCTGATCCCGCCGCATTTCATCCAGGAGCTGAAGTTCGCCTGTAACGGCAAGGAGGTCTTCGTTGCCGATTGGGGACCGGCTGTCTCCAAGGATCCTTACGTCAAGTTCAGCTTCAAGGGCGCCAAGAAGGGCGATGATCTCAAGATCTCCTGGACCGACAACAAGGGTGGGTCCGACGAGACCACCGCGAAGATCGTGTGA
- the soxY gene encoding thiosulfate oxidation carrier protein SoxY, giving the protein MTTHTGPHPTRRLILQGAVSVALIGLGNLPFAPARAAANDKYPEEAFKQKSEADAIKALYGRTAEPSDKVKLDAPEIAENGAVVPISVTTTLDKVTSISFFVAENPNALAASYRVPDGTMPAVANRLKMAKTTNVVAIVEADGKLFSATKEVKVTVGGCGG; this is encoded by the coding sequence ATGACCACGCACACCGGCCCTCATCCGACGCGGCGCCTGATCCTTCAGGGCGCCGTCTCGGTCGCGCTGATCGGCCTCGGCAATCTGCCGTTTGCGCCCGCGCGCGCCGCGGCCAATGACAAATATCCGGAAGAGGCGTTCAAGCAGAAGAGCGAAGCCGACGCGATCAAGGCGCTCTACGGCAGGACCGCCGAGCCCTCGGACAAGGTCAAGCTCGATGCGCCCGAGATCGCCGAGAACGGTGCGGTGGTGCCGATCTCGGTGACGACGACGCTGGACAAGGTGACCTCGATCTCGTTCTTCGTCGCCGAGAATCCAAACGCGCTCGCCGCCTCCTACAGGGTTCCCGATGGCACGATGCCTGCTGTCGCCAACCGCCTGAAGATGGCCAAGACCACCAATGTGGTCGCGATCGTCGAGGCCGACGGCAAGCTTTTCAGCGCGACCAAGGAAGTCAAAGTCACCGTCGGCGGCTGCGGCGGCTAG
- the soxX gene encoding sulfur oxidation c-type cytochrome SoxX: MTAFARKPVLLLTLAVLSGLAVSPARAQSTVREGQKLAFDRGKGNCLTCHIIKGGDLPGTIGPELKDIKAKYPDRNELVAILFDETKRNPQTMMPPFGRNRILTDQEINAIVDFLQTL, encoded by the coding sequence TTGACCGCCTTTGCTCGCAAGCCCGTCCTGCTCCTCACCCTGGCCGTCCTATCCGGCCTTGCCGTGAGCCCGGCGCGGGCGCAATCCACTGTGAGGGAGGGCCAAAAGCTCGCCTTCGACCGTGGCAAGGGCAATTGCCTGACCTGCCACATCATCAAGGGCGGCGATCTGCCGGGTACGATCGGGCCGGAGCTGAAGGACATCAAGGCAAAATACCCCGACCGCAATGAACTGGTCGCGATCCTGTTCGACGAAACCAAGCGCAACCCGCAGACCATGATGCCGCCGTTCGGCCGCAACCGAATCCTGACTGACCAGGAGATCAACGCGATCGTTGATTTCCTGCAAACGCTGTGA